One Ignavibacteria bacterium genomic window, GTCTCGCATCTTGAGTCGGGGCATGCCCCAATCTACCGCACATTCGGATATCCCGTAACTGGCACAACGATCAGCCCATCTATAGCCTGTCCGAACGATCGGTACTGCGAGTTCTCAAACGAATGAGCAGCAAGGGCACACAGTGCAGCATCAACATGGTCTATCGATGGCAGTGCACTGTGATCATAACCAAGTCGGCTGAGTAGGTCCCTACGTGTTCTTGCTTTGGGTCTTGCCTTCACTACTCGCCCCTCTAAAGCACAGACCACTGCATTCGGGAAAGTTTCTATCATGATTCTTCGAGCAGTTGTAGCACACTCGAAGAGCTCATATCTGCGATCTTTCAATTCAGAATACAACAATTGACCGCGCCTTACCCATTCATAGAACGGCCTACCCTTCGCAACAAACTCCTGTGGCGTTTTGAAGCTGTGAATCTTAGCATCACCAATCTCAAGCTCGCGCTCACACTGTCTTGACTTTCCGTGGAATGCCCATTTACAAGGCGCATCGACCGCTACAATGGCGGCATTTACATCGTCGCACCATTGTGCCACTTCTGATGCCGAATGGAATGGTCTACGCGTTGTAAACTCGTTACCCTGCAAGAGTACTACGTGGTAGCCCTTGTTGACACCTACATCGATTCCAGCGACTGGTCGTT contains:
- a CDS encoding DUF429 domain-containing protein, whose protein sequence is MTAIERPVAGIDVGVNKGYHVVLLQGNEFTTRRPFHSASEVAQWCDDVNAAIVAVDAPCKWAFHGKSRQCERELEIGDAKIHSFKTPQEFVAKGRPFYEWVRRGQLLYSELKDRRYELFECATTARRIMIETFPNAVVCALEGRVVKARPKARTRRDLLSRLGYDHSALPSIDHVDAALCALAAHSFENSQYRSFGQAIDGLIVVPVTGYPNVR